AAATCGTGCTCGTGCAGGCAACCAGATGACGCAATTCTGCTGGCAAGGTGGCGAAACCGTCCATCGGTCAGACAACGAGGAAATGGTTGAGCCTGCCCATTCGAACAGCAGTTGATGAATTTCCGGCCAGAGATGTTGTGTGAGGTGTTTGCCTTCCGCGCACCCCGGCGCTTATGGGAAATCGTTGACGGATGGGAGATATTCTGCCATTCTTTTTTACGACATCGGTGACGTGGCGGCGATGACTGACGAGGGGAGTGACATGGCGAAGAAGATGCAGCGGCAGATTGCAGTCGTGGGGTTGGGGTATGTGGGATTGCCGATCGCGGTGGCGTTCGGGAAGTCTGCTCCGGTCATTGGGTTCGATATCAATAAGGCGAAGGTCGATGAGCTGCGCAAAGGAATTGATCGGACCGGAGAGGTGTCATCCAAAGATTTAAAGGCCAGTCGCGTCCGGTATACCTCCGAGCCCAGTGATCTCAAAACCGCCGATTTTATCATCGTGGCGGTGCCTACCCCCATTAACGAGGCGCTTCAGCCTGATTTGACGGCCTTGAAAAAGGCGTCTGAACTGATTGGGTCCAATCTCTCTCCGGGGGCCATCGTCGTGTATGAGTCAACGGTGTACCCTGGTGCGACAGAGGAAGACTGCCTCCCGATACTTGAAAAAGCATCCGGAATGAAGAGCGGCATTGATTTCAAAATCGGATATTCGCCCGAGCGCATCAATCCGGGAGACAAGGAACATACGCTGGAACGAATCATCAAGGTCGTCTCTGCCCAGGATGAGGAGTCCTTGGAGATTGTCGCGCAGACATATGCCATGGTGGTGAAGGCCGGAATCCATCGGGCGTCCAGCATCAAGGTGGCCGAAGCGGCGAAGGTGATCGAAAACACCCAACGAGATCTGAATATCGCGCTGATGAACGAGTTGTCGCTGATTTTCCATCGCTTGGGAATCGATACCAGATCCGTTCTGGAGGCGGCGGGAACGAAGTGGAACTTCCTCAAATTCAGCCCAGGCCTGGTCGGGGGCCATTGCATCGGAGTCGATCCCTACTATCTGACCGCTAAGGCCGAATCCGTCGGCTATCACCCGGAGGTGATTCTAGCCGGTCGGCGCATCAACAATAGTATGGGCAAGTATGTGGCCGAGCAGACCGTGAAGCTGTTGAGTCAGGTGGAACGACCCGTCAGCGACTTACGCGTCGGCGTCCTGGGGCTGACCTTCAAGGAAAATGTTCCTGATTTGCGGAACAGCCGGGTGCCGGATATTGTGAACGAACTGAAGGAGTATGGCATTCAGGTCGTGGTGCACGATCCGCTCGCGGAACCGGAAGAGGCGGTGGGGGAGTATGGCCTGCGCCTTTCGCCGTGGGATCAGCTCAAACAACTGGACGGAATTGTGTTGGCTGTCGCCCATCGGGAGTACATGCAGATGAGCGTCTCAGAACTACTGAAGCCGTTGCGCAAGCAGCGGAACAATGTGGTGGTCGACGTAAAGAGTGTGTTGAACCCGGACAGTTTGCCTGGGTCGGTCAAGTATTGGAGGCTCTAGGCTGCGTCGATATCATCAGACGGAGACTCCTCAACCGCGCTCCAGAGTGTCTGCCGAAATCCCATTGGTGATCCTTCTCTCTCCCTGAGGCCGGACAGATCGTCCGGCCTCAGGGGCCCTCCAGCTGACTCCATAGTGCTGACCGACTAATGCCTCGTCACAGATCTGCCGAAAGAGGTGCGAGACGATGGCATGGCACTTGCCGTCCAAAGCGAGAAACTGATTGTCGCGTCTGTGTCAGTTTGATATACCAAAGAGGTTACCATCTTGTTCATCCGATCTATGCGTTCATCCTTCCGCACGACACACGTCGAAACGAAAGACCATTGGTGCTGTCGGGTTCTGATCTCGACGGCGGTGGTTATGTGTGGTCTCCTGATCACCGGCTGTGGCACGTTTGTCTCTCCTGACGTCAAACGCGGCGATCAGCATCTCGCGGCTGGAAACTGGGAAGAGGCCAGTGTCGCCTATCGACAGGCGCTCAAGGATGATCCGTTCGAACCGTCACTACAAAACAAATACTCGATAGCCCGGGAGCGTGCAGCTGCGGCGCACGATGAGCGAGGCCGGCAGCTGCTGAAGGATCACCAGTTCGATCAGGCCGCCGAAGAATTCAAACGCGCTCTGGCGATCGAGCCGACAAGTAAGGAACACGAGGCCGGATTGACCGAAGCCTTGCGACTCAAGGAAGCGCGTGAGCGGTATCGCGAGGCAGAGCGTCTGGCGCAATTGGGTCGGGCGAGCGAGGCCATGGCGGTCTATATGCGGGCCGTGGAACTCGATCCCACATATAAAGAAGCGCTGGAGGGCGTGGCCAGGCTGTCGGCAGAACAGCATGCCGTGGATCGCGATGACCGGCAGAAGCAGCCGGTGACGCTGCAATTCCGCAATGCCGGGCTGAAGGAAGTGGTGGAGGCATTAGGGAAGGCGGCGCATGTCAATTTTGTGTTCGACAAGGATGTGCGTAACGATCCCGTCACCATCTCGTTGGAGGATAAGCCCTTCGATGAGGCCTTGTCGCTGGTGTTGAACAGCAACAGTCTGTTTGCCCAGAAGGCCGGTCCCACGCTCTATATCATCAGCCCCAACACCAAACAGAAGCAGGAACAGTATCAGGATCTGATGATCCGGACATTCTACCTGTCATCCGCGAAGGCGAAGGACATGGTGGCGCTGCTGAAGTCCATGCTGGATGTGAAGCACATTCATGGCAATGAAGCGCTGAATACCATTGTCGTTCGGGACCAGCCGGAAAAGGTGGAATTGGCGGAGAAAATTATCCAGGCGAACGATCGTGAAGATTCAGAGGTCCTCTTCGATGTGGAAGTGCTGGAAGTAAATCGAACCGTCGATCAGACCTATGGATTGTCGTATCCCAAACAAATCGGCGCTGCTCTGGTCCCGCCCGGATTTACGGGAGCGATTGCCGGGGATATCGCGCAGCAGTTCACGTATCGGAACCTGGCCAGCCTGGGACAGGACAGCTATTTGTTCAAGCTTCCCACCAATGTGCAATTGGATTTCTTCAAGCAGGTCACCGACGCCAAGACTCTGGCAGCGCCGAAAGTGCGCGTGCTCAACAACAAGAAGGCCGAGGTCAATATCGGTGACAAGCAACCGATCCTGCTCTCCACCACGAACGTGTTGCCCGGGCAGGCCGCAACCGGCGCCGTTCCGACGACTTCAACCGTCACATCGATCGAGTTTCGCGACACCGGCGTCAAACTGACGGTTGAGCCGAACATCCACCTGGCGAATGAACTCTCGTTGAAAATGAAGATCGAGGTAATTCGCCTGGGTGATGTCGTCTTGTTGCAACAATCTCCCCCGATCACGCAATTCAAGTTCGGCAACCGGTCCGCCGAGACGATGTTGAATGTGCGCGACGGCGAAACCATTGTCCTGGGAGGCCTGCTGCAGGAAGAAGATCGTCGGACCAAGGTGACGATTCCCTGGCTCGGTGACATCCCTTTCCTGGGCAATCTGTTGAGTTCGTTCAAGACCCAACGGGTGACGACGGAAGTGATTCTGACGATTACCCCGCATATCGTGAATTCGTTGCGGCTTCCGGGTCCGCAGGGGCAGGCCTTCTGGTCCGGAACGGAATCCGTTTACTCCACGTCGCCCTTGTTCGCCATGCAGCCAAAAAAGATTTCGGCACGAATGTCCACGTTGAGCGGTTCCGGCAAGCTCGCAGAAAAAGGCGCCTTGAAACAATCCAAGGGGGCGGCGGCGAGCGCCGACCTTGTTCCTCTCGAACTTCAGCTGGCGATCCAGCCTGCAGACGTCACGGCTCAAATGAATAAGGAATTACGGGTGGACGTGTTGGCGACACAGGCCCGCGGGTTGGATACCGAGACCTTTACGCTGGAATTCGATCCGAAGATTCTCGAGTTTCGGGATGCCACCCTCGGCGAGGTGTTGGGGACCGAAGCCGGTAAAGCCGCGGTAACGGCGACGCCATCCTCTACCGAGGGCCTGATCGAATTGCGCCTGCATCGGTCCGCAAGCGCCACAAAAGATGAGGGTCGCCTGTTGCGATTGACGTTTCTCGCCAAATCTCCGGGAGTGTCGTCCCTGCGCCTGCAGATGGCCAAGCATGACGATCTCGACAGTCCCGAGGGAACCGGTGAAGCCGTGGGAGTGGTGAGAGTGCGGTGAAACAGTCCGGCGTCACGTTGCTCGAACTGCTCGTCACCCTGACCATTCTCACCATCCTCGCCACAGTCGCCCTGCCGTTCACCAAGGTTTCGACCAAGCGGACGAAAGAGATCGAACTGCGGCAGAACTTGAGGGTGATCCGGGCCGCGATCGATACGTTTCACCTGGAATGGTCGCGTGACGGAGACACCCTGACGGGGCCGGCATGCGTTAAGAACAAGTTGAGCTGCAAAGACGTCACCGGGCCCTATGGCTACCCGAAATCCTTGGATGTATTGTTGGGAGTCAAGCTGACGGGGGAGCAGGCAACGGTGCGCGGGACGACGATCAAGCGATACCTGCGATCGATTCCCTTGGATCCCGTGACCGGAGCCGCCGATTGGCGCCTGCGTTGTTACCGAGATCCCGCCAGTGTGAAGGACTGGTGCGGAGAAGATGTGTACGATGTTACGACTAATAGTCAAGAGCTGGCACTGGATGGCACGAAATACCGCGACTGGTAAGCGCTCATGGCCGTTCTCGTCACCGCATGGGTTTACGATTATCGAGTTGATGATTGTGGTGACGATCGTCGGAATTTTGGCCACGTTGGCCGTGCCGTCCTACCATGCGGCGATTATTAAGGCGAAAGAAGGGGCGCTGCGCCAGGATTTATTTTCGCTGCGCGATGTGATCGACCAGCACCGTGCCGATAAAGGGAAGTACCCCGAGACCATCGAGGCGTTGGTGTCGGCCGGCTATCTTCGGCGGGTGCCGACCGATCCGTTGACCGGCTCGACGACGACCTGGCAGGAAATGGTCGACGAAGGGGAAGGCGGTATGGTCGATGTGTTTTCCGGGTCCGATCTGGTCGGCACCAACGGAGTTCCCTACAACCAATGGTAAGGCAATGAATACCATGATCCAACAAGCGGGTCCTGTTTGGCGGACGGTCGTGGGCTTACGATTCGGGTGCTCGATAGTGGCGACGATGAGTCTGTTGTTCTGGGGAGGGTGCGCGCGGGTCACGCCAAGTCCGGAATCGACCCCCACCGATCTTCAGGTTGCGGCGGACTCCCTCAAGACGGCGGTGCGTGAAGCGCAGCGCACGGCGGCCGAATTGCGCACGGAGCTTGAGGAGCAGCGGAAGGAATTGGCGGATGCCCAAGTGGCGCGGGCGCAACTGCAGGGCATGTTGCGGGAGACCGAACGACGATTGGCGGATGCCCGCCAAGTCATCGAATTGCAGCGTGAGGAGTTGACTTCGGCTCACACAGAACGGGAGCGGGTGGCGCAGACGGTTGCTCCGTTGCACAGCCGGCCCCAGCAGTCACCGATCGGGGTTCGCCTTCAACGGAAGCGTGCTTCATCCAGCCAGGATGGAGCGGTGTCTGCCCCAACGGAGACACAGGAACAGTCGGCCGTGAAGCCGATTGAGAATGGAGAGGAGGCGGCCCCACAATCCTCACCTGCCGATGGCGAGGCTGCACCGGTCTCAGACGTTCCTCAGGCTTCGCCGATTGCGATGTCGACCCCGATCGCCGCGGAGCCGGTCAGGACGATTGTCGTGCAGGGTGGGGATACGTTGTGGCGGCTTGCGCGCCGGCATAAAGTCAGCCTGGAAGCGCTGAAATCACTGAATGGTTTGCCGACGAATCTCATTGTTGTTGGACGGACGCTCCGTTTGCCGGAGCCTCGGCTGCAGCAGGCGGCTATGCAGCCGGTCTCGCTGAAAACCCTCGTTCGATAGAGACCGGGGCAGCGCGTGATGTGTCCACCCGAATGAACTCATGGCGGTATTCGCATACAGAGCGGCTCGCGCGGACGGCACGACCTTCGAGGGACACATCGAAGGCGAAGATGAGCACCTGGTTCGAGCCAAGCTTGAGTCGGACGGCTTGCTGGTATTCCGGCTCTCCAGGCGAGGAGCGGGGTTCGGTGTGCCGGGTCTGGCGGCAGGCCGTTGGGGAAAGCTTCCCCTTCAAGATTTCCTCGTGTTCAATCAGGAGTTGTTGGCCCTGATCAAAGCGGGGCTACCGGTCTTACGGGTCTGGGATCTACTCATCGATCGCACCCAACGAGCCCCGTTTCGAGAAGCGCTCAAAGCCGTCCGTCAGGATATTCGCGGCGGGGCGTCGGCCTCCGAAGCCTTGGGCAAGCATTCCACCTATTTCTCGGATCTGTACCTCGCCACCATTCGTGCCGGTGAGCAGTCCGGGAATCTGGCGGAGGTGTTGCAACGCTACATTGCGTATCTGAAGCTGATGATCGGCCTTCGCCAGAAAGTCACCAAGGCGTTGGCCTATCCGGCCTTTCTCGTCGTTGTCGGCGTTGCGGTGGTGGGGTTTCTGCTGAGTTACGTGATGCCGACATTCATCTCGGTGTATGGTGAATCGTCCGCTAATTTGCCGACGGCAACCCGCATGCTCATCTCGGTGATCCAGATGGGTGAGGCGCAGTTGATTCCGGTGGCGATCGTGGCGGTTGTGGCGGTGGTGATGGGACGGGCGTGGTATCAAACCTCCGCCGGTCGATTCTCCGTGGATAGGAACCTGTTGAAATTGCCGCTACTCGGGATGATTCTTGTCGAGCACCACACCATCCAATTGACCCGCACGCTGGCCACGGTGTTAGCCGGCGGCACGCCCCTAGTGGAAGCGCTTGAAATTGCGCGTGGTGCGGTCTCGAACCGCTTCGTGTCGCGCGGGTTGGTGTCGGCGGTGAACGAAATCCGCGAAGGCAGCACGCTGGCGGCGGCCATTGAGCGGCCGCAGATCCTGCCCAAGCTCGCGATTGAAATGTTGTCGGTCGGTGAAGAAACCGGCTCGCTGGAACCGATGCTGCGGGATGTGGCCGAGTTTTATGAAGGGGACCTCGATGTACGGCTCAGTCAGTTGACCACCTGGATTGAGCCGGTGTTGTTGCTGGTGATGGGGCTCCTGGTCGGGGGCATCGTCATCATTATGTATTTGCCGATTTTCCAGATGGCCGGGACGATTCAATAATCCGACGATACGGCGGGACCCTGTGCCCGACGCGTCGTGACCCGTGCCGAAGTCGGAGGGACTGAATATGCTGATGCAACGCCATCTCACTCGCCCGTCGCTCGCCGATGTGATGGTGCGCGAGGGCATTTTGCCGAGACGGACCGTGGACCAGGTCGTTGCCCGTTTGGGAGGCAGCACCACCGCCTTCGGGCAGACGCTCGTCGAAGAGGGGACCATTTCCGAGGCGCAATTGGCGCAGGCATTGGCAGCCCAGTATGGATTACCCTATGACCCGCTCACCGGGTTCCGCGTGGACTCCGAGTTTTATCACACGATTTCCGTCAAGTTGATGCGGCGACATCCTTTCGTGCCGGTGAAGGACGAGGCCGGCGCGTTGACGATTGCGATTTCCGACCCGCAGAACCTGCTGGCGCTGGATGAATTGGAGATTCTGCTCAATCGTCCGCTCCACTATGTGGTGAGCTCGCGAAGCGCCATCCAATCGGCGCTGGAACGGAGCGAAGGCTCGAGTCAGGCGCTGCGTGAATTGGAGGCGGAATACCGATCGGTCCTGGTGAAGGAAGACGAGCGGGGCGAAGAAGTCCTGACCGTCGATCACTTCGGTGAAGACCAGAGCCCGGTGGTCAAACTCCTCGACACGATCATGTTGAGCGCCATGCAGCGCCGGGCCAGCGACATTCACATTGAGGCGACGGATCGGGCCACCACGGTGAAGTTTCGCGTGGACGGTATTCTGGTCTCGGCGATGGATCCGCTCGATGTGAAGCTGCATCCCCCGTTGGTGTCCCGCCTCAAGGTCATGTCCGACCTCGATATCGCCGAACGGCGGGTGCCGCAGGACGGCAGTTTTCGCATGCGGCTCGACCGGAAGACGGTTGATTTCCGGGTGTCGATTTTGCCGAGCGTGTTCGGGGAATCCGTCGTCATCCGAATTCTGGACCGCGAGGCGATTACCACGGGCGTGTCTACCCTGAGACTGGATCGTCTGGGCTTCAACCCGGAGGACCTCAAGCGGTTCCGTCGCGCCATTACGAGACCCTACGGGATGGTGCTCGTGACCGGTCCGACCGGAAGCGGAAAGACCACGACGCTCTACGCCGCGATCAGCGAAATGAATATTCAGGAAGATAAACTGATCACCATCGAAGATCCGGTGGAGTATCAGTTGCCGGGGGTCGTGCAAATCCCGGTGAACGAGA
This is a stretch of genomic DNA from Nitrospira sp.. It encodes these proteins:
- a CDS encoding nucleotide sugar dehydrogenase, yielding MQRQIAVVGLGYVGLPIAVAFGKSAPVIGFDINKAKVDELRKGIDRTGEVSSKDLKASRVRYTSEPSDLKTADFIIVAVPTPINEALQPDLTALKKASELIGSNLSPGAIVVYESTVYPGATEEDCLPILEKASGMKSGIDFKIGYSPERINPGDKEHTLERIIKVVSAQDEESLEIVAQTYAMVVKAGIHRASSIKVAEAAKVIENTQRDLNIALMNELSLIFHRLGIDTRSVLEAAGTKWNFLKFSPGLVGGHCIGVDPYYLTAKAESVGYHPEVILAGRRINNSMGKYVAEQTVKLLSQVERPVSDLRVGVLGLTFKENVPDLRNSRVPDIVNELKEYGIQVVVHDPLAEPEEAVGEYGLRLSPWDQLKQLDGIVLAVAHREYMQMSVSELLKPLRKQRNNVVVDVKSVLNPDSLPGSVKYWRL
- a CDS encoding prepilin-type N-terminal cleavage/methylation domain-containing protein; amino-acid sequence: MKQSGVTLLELLVTLTILTILATVALPFTKVSTKRTKEIELRQNLRVIRAAIDTFHLEWSRDGDTLTGPACVKNKLSCKDVTGPYGYPKSLDVLLGVKLTGEQATVRGTTIKRYLRSIPLDPVTGAADWRLRCYRDPASVKDWCGEDVYDVTTNSQELALDGTKYRDW
- a CDS encoding prepilin-type N-terminal cleavage/methylation domain-containing protein, which codes for MARNTATGKRSWPFSSPHGFTIIELMIVVTIVGILATLAVPSYHAAIIKAKEGALRQDLFSLRDVIDQHRADKGKYPETIEALVSAGYLRRVPTDPLTGSTTTWQEMVDEGEGGMVDVFSGSDLVGTNGVPYNQW
- a CDS encoding LysM peptidoglycan-binding domain-containing protein, with product MIQQAGPVWRTVVGLRFGCSIVATMSLLFWGGCARVTPSPESTPTDLQVAADSLKTAVREAQRTAAELRTELEEQRKELADAQVARAQLQGMLRETERRLADARQVIELQREELTSAHTERERVAQTVAPLHSRPQQSPIGVRLQRKRASSSQDGAVSAPTETQEQSAVKPIENGEEAAPQSSPADGEAAPVSDVPQASPIAMSTPIAAEPVRTIVVQGGDTLWRLARRHKVSLEALKSLNGLPTNLIVVGRTLRLPEPRLQQAAMQPVSLKTLVR
- a CDS encoding type II secretion system F family protein, producing the protein MAVFAYRAARADGTTFEGHIEGEDEHLVRAKLESDGLLVFRLSRRGAGFGVPGLAAGRWGKLPLQDFLVFNQELLALIKAGLPVLRVWDLLIDRTQRAPFREALKAVRQDIRGGASASEALGKHSTYFSDLYLATIRAGEQSGNLAEVLQRYIAYLKLMIGLRQKVTKALAYPAFLVVVGVAVVGFLLSYVMPTFISVYGESSANLPTATRMLISVIQMGEAQLIPVAIVAVVAVVMGRAWYQTSAGRFSVDRNLLKLPLLGMILVEHHTIQLTRTLATVLAGGTPLVEALEIARGAVSNRFVSRGLVSAVNEIREGSTLAAAIERPQILPKLAIEMLSVGEETGSLEPMLRDVAEFYEGDLDVRLSQLTTWIEPVLLLVMGLLVGGIVIIMYLPIFQMAGTIQ
- a CDS encoding type II/IV secretion system protein, translating into MLMQRHLTRPSLADVMVREGILPRRTVDQVVARLGGSTTAFGQTLVEEGTISEAQLAQALAAQYGLPYDPLTGFRVDSEFYHTISVKLMRRHPFVPVKDEAGALTIAISDPQNLLALDELEILLNRPLHYVVSSRSAIQSALERSEGSSQALRELEAEYRSVLVKEDERGEEVLTVDHFGEDQSPVVKLLDTIMLSAMQRRASDIHIEATDRATTVKFRVDGILVSAMDPLDVKLHPPLVSRLKVMSDLDIAERRVPQDGSFRMRLDRKTVDFRVSILPSVFGESVVIRILDREAITTGVSTLRLDRLGFNPEDLKRFRRAITRPYGMVLVTGPTGSGKTTTLYAAISEMNIQEDKLITIEDPVEYQLPGVVQIPVNEKKGLTFARGLRSILRHDPDKIMVGEIRDAETAQIAIQSALTGHLVLTTVHANNVFDVIGRFASMGIDSYNFLAALTCVLAQRLIRVICPDCRHQVVLDQALAEESGIDYDEFKSAPFYEGKGCSECHDTGYRGRKCITEFLDLTDEIKEMILADRALSEIRYRAVTDGMITLRQSAVKKVLAGETTLREINRVTFSEER